Proteins co-encoded in one Hymenobacter swuensis DY53 genomic window:
- a CDS encoding efflux RND transporter permease subunit, with protein sequence MWRNLALFVIKNRRLLVGLLALITVFMGWQARKIEMTYDFAQVVSPTDPDMVYFQQFKRTFGEDGNVLVLGMQDSSVYRLGNFNELRTLTDTLSRVEGVNGILGVTRLPRLVKDTATQTFRAEPIFRNFPRTQPELDSLMRVVNAQEFYKGQLISPTTGATLLALTMDPKYLNSSRREAVMQEILGHAERFQQKTGIKMHYAGLPYVRATMTTKVASEMKLFVALTIVMMAVTLLMFFRTWSAVVFPLLIVLIVVTWCIGSMVLMGYKINLLTGLIPSIIIVIGIPNCTYLLSRYHYDYRKSGNQVLAMARVVRKIGLVTLMNNTTTAIGFVVFCFTNIAILYQFGLVATVNIFVAFAVSFILMPIVFTILPPPTPKQLEHLEAKPLMKLLEFFDYLVLERRRTVYLAALAFMVLASFGVAKVKSVSYMVDDLPKDSSVNSDLKFFEQHFNGVMPLEMVVDTGRPKGILKLKNLERIDRLEKFLRTQPVLTTPVSIVTFLKAATQSFYNGDPAYYRLPDNDEKNFVLSYLARSQSVEGGEGQLTNKLLRSFTDSTGQRARISLKIADIGSHNLDTLINNRIKPEIDKIFKETGMSVKLTGTTIIFTKGNEYLIGTLKESLLIAFALVGLVVLILFRSIRAVFFTLLPNFFTLLLTGGIMGYFGIPLKPSTALIFSIALGIDGDNSIHLLAKFRQEMAVNGRRVKAAISTTLSEAGTSMIYTSIVLFLGFSVFAFSEFGGTKALGLLMSASLLITNFSNLILLPCLLVTFEHGVDEETIDQSGIKHYDDNYHEEDDDLELNLSRMQVQPKLNG encoded by the coding sequence ATGTGGAGAAACCTCGCCTTGTTCGTCATCAAAAACCGTCGCCTGCTGGTTGGGCTGCTGGCCCTCATCACCGTATTCATGGGCTGGCAGGCCCGGAAGATTGAGATGACTTACGACTTTGCCCAAGTGGTGAGCCCCACCGACCCGGACATGGTGTATTTCCAGCAGTTCAAGCGCACCTTCGGGGAGGACGGTAACGTGCTGGTGCTGGGTATGCAGGATAGCTCGGTGTACCGGCTGGGCAACTTTAATGAGTTGCGCACCCTCACCGACACGCTTAGCCGGGTAGAAGGGGTAAACGGGATTCTGGGCGTGACGCGGCTACCAAGGTTGGTGAAGGACACGGCTACCCAGACCTTCCGGGCCGAGCCGATTTTTCGCAATTTCCCCCGCACGCAGCCCGAGTTGGATTCGCTGATGCGGGTGGTGAATGCCCAGGAATTCTACAAAGGCCAATTGATTTCGCCTACCACCGGGGCCACGCTGCTGGCCCTGACGATGGACCCCAAGTACCTGAATTCCAGTCGACGCGAGGCCGTGATGCAGGAAATTTTGGGCCACGCCGAGCGGTTTCAGCAGAAAACGGGCATCAAGATGCACTACGCCGGCCTGCCCTACGTGCGGGCCACGATGACCACCAAGGTGGCGTCGGAAATGAAGCTGTTCGTGGCCCTCACTATTGTGATGATGGCCGTCACACTACTCATGTTCTTCCGGACGTGGTCGGCAGTGGTATTTCCGTTGCTGATTGTGCTGATTGTGGTTACCTGGTGCATCGGCTCAATGGTGCTGATGGGCTACAAGATCAACCTGCTCACGGGGCTGATTCCGAGTATCATCATCGTCATTGGCATTCCCAACTGTACCTACCTGCTCAGCCGCTACCATTACGACTACCGCAAATCGGGAAATCAGGTGCTGGCTATGGCCCGAGTGGTGCGTAAAATCGGACTGGTCACGCTTATGAACAACACCACCACGGCCATCGGATTCGTGGTGTTCTGCTTCACCAACATTGCCATCCTCTATCAGTTCGGACTGGTAGCCACGGTCAATATTTTCGTAGCCTTTGCGGTATCGTTTATTCTGATGCCGATTGTGTTCACCATTCTGCCGCCGCCCACACCCAAGCAGCTGGAGCACCTGGAGGCCAAGCCGCTGATGAAGCTGCTGGAATTCTTCGATTACTTGGTATTAGAGCGCCGCCGGACGGTGTACCTGGCGGCCCTGGCTTTTATGGTACTGGCCTCGTTTGGGGTGGCGAAGGTGAAATCGGTATCCTACATGGTGGATGATTTGCCCAAAGACTCGTCGGTAAATTCCGATCTGAAGTTTTTCGAGCAGCATTTCAACGGTGTGATGCCCCTGGAAATGGTGGTAGATACGGGCCGGCCCAAGGGAATTCTTAAGTTGAAAAATCTGGAGCGTATTGACCGGCTGGAGAAGTTTCTGCGCACGCAGCCGGTTCTGACCACCCCGGTCAGCATCGTGACGTTCCTGAAGGCCGCCACGCAGTCGTTCTACAACGGTGACCCTGCGTACTACCGCCTGCCCGACAACGACGAGAAGAATTTTGTGCTGAGCTATCTGGCTCGCTCCCAATCGGTAGAAGGTGGAGAAGGTCAGCTAACCAACAAGCTGCTGCGCTCCTTTACCGATAGCACCGGCCAGCGGGCCCGTATTTCGCTGAAAATTGCCGACATCGGCTCCCACAACCTCGACACGCTCATCAACAACCGTATCAAACCCGAAATCGACAAGATTTTCAAGGAAACGGGTATGAGTGTAAAGTTGACGGGCACAACCATCATCTTTACCAAAGGCAACGAATACCTGATTGGTACGCTCAAGGAAAGCCTACTGATTGCCTTTGCGCTGGTAGGGCTGGTGGTGCTGATTCTGTTTCGCAGCATTCGGGCGGTGTTCTTTACACTGCTGCCCAACTTTTTCACGCTGCTGCTTACGGGCGGCATTATGGGCTACTTCGGCATCCCGCTCAAGCCCAGCACGGCCCTGATTTTTAGTATTGCGCTGGGCATTGATGGCGACAACTCCATCCATCTGCTGGCCAAGTTCCGGCAGGAAATGGCCGTGAACGGGCGCCGCGTGAAGGCCGCCATCAGCACCACCCTGAGCGAGGCGGGTACCAGCATGATTTACACCAGCATCGTGCTGTTTCTGGGCTTCTCGGTGTTTGCCTTCTCAGAGTTTGGCGGCACGAAGGCCCTGGGCCTGCTGATGTCGGCCAGCCTGCTCATCACCAACTTCTCCAACCTGATTCTGCTGCCCTGCCTGCTGGTCACCTTCGAGCACGGCGTGGATGAAGAAACCATCGACCAGTCGGGTATCAAGCACTACGACGACAACTACCACGAGGAAGACGACGACCTGGAGCTCAACCTGAGCCGCATGCAGGTGCAGCCGAAACTGAACGGTTAG